The candidate division KSB1 bacterium genome has a segment encoding these proteins:
- the scmF gene encoding SynChlorMet cassette radical SAM/SPASM protein ScmF → MHRSPLREIYFYLTRGCNLSCRHCWLSKAPSGSEHRDSFLPIELFRHAVEEALPLGLQRVKLTGGEPMLHPHFEELIAFLQAKNLGVNIETNVTLCTPQQAKQLADLRSCFVAVSLDGADAETHDAVRNKKGAFEETITGIRYLTQVGIKPQVIFSLFRRNAEQIPRLIQLAEELGVSSLKFNIVQPIGRALHLYDQKETLSVAELIELGRRIDMVFSRSSKVPLIFDYPAAFRPLSTIYRQGNGVCRIEEIIGVLPTGEYALCGIGESVRELVFGRVGQDPLAKIWSRNKILKRLHDHLADHLQGVCSVCVMKKTCKGSCIAHNYFREKKLFAPFWFCQEAYEQGLFPTSRLTNVKK, encoded by the coding sequence ATGCATAGATCCCCCCTGCGGGAAATATATTTTTACCTCACCCGCGGCTGTAATTTGAGCTGCCGGCATTGTTGGTTGAGCAAAGCGCCGAGCGGGTCTGAGCATAGAGATTCATTTCTGCCGATTGAGCTCTTCCGCCATGCCGTGGAAGAAGCTCTGCCTTTAGGCCTGCAGCGGGTCAAGCTGACCGGCGGTGAGCCGATGCTGCACCCGCATTTTGAGGAGCTCATCGCTTTTCTACAGGCAAAAAATCTCGGCGTAAACATCGAAACCAACGTGACCTTGTGCACCCCGCAGCAGGCGAAACAATTAGCCGATTTGCGTTCCTGTTTCGTAGCCGTCAGTCTGGACGGCGCCGATGCAGAAACGCACGACGCCGTGCGCAATAAAAAAGGGGCCTTTGAGGAAACTATAACCGGAATCCGGTACCTAACACAAGTCGGAATAAAACCGCAGGTAATTTTTTCTCTTTTTCGTCGCAATGCCGAACAAATCCCCAGGCTCATTCAATTAGCGGAGGAACTGGGCGTTTCGTCTCTCAAATTCAACATTGTTCAGCCCATAGGTCGCGCCCTGCATCTTTACGATCAAAAAGAGACATTATCGGTTGCCGAGCTGATCGAGCTTGGCCGCCGAATCGATATGGTTTTCAGCCGCAGCTCCAAAGTTCCGCTTATTTTCGATTATCCGGCGGCTTTTCGGCCGCTCAGCACCATTTACCGTCAGGGCAACGGCGTCTGCCGCATCGAAGAGATCATCGGCGTGTTGCCGACGGGCGAATATGCGCTGTGCGGCATTGGAGAAAGCGTCCGCGAACTGGTATTCGGCCGGGTCGGCCAAGATCCTCTGGCAAAGATATGGTCGCGCAACAAGATCCTGAAGCGTCTCCACGATCATCTTGCCGATCATCTGCAAGGCGTCTGCAGCGTATGCGTCATGAAAAAGACCTGCAAGGGCAGCTGCATTGCACACAATTATTTCCGCGAAAAAAAACTTTTTGCGCCCTTTTGGTTTTGCCAAGAGGCGTACGAGCAGGGGTTGTTTCCGACTAGCCGTCTGACAAATGTTAAAAAATAG
- a CDS encoding signal peptidase I: MQPQPAEILKQFVVYRGSSMHPLLRDGDILRIAAYGRALPRRGDVILFFLPDEDHGIVHRVVAVRKEKVETRGDNNRHTDLGWIKRENIVGRVVEAFSSDYAVTVHGGKKGLLIHYALRLFLFLKMALKPILKQAGWLQKGRRVFRASLEVVR, encoded by the coding sequence ATGCAGCCGCAACCTGCTGAAATTCTAAAGCAATTCGTCGTTTATAGAGGCAGCAGCATGCATCCGCTTCTGCGGGACGGGGATATTCTTCGCATCGCTGCTTACGGCCGGGCACTGCCGCGACGAGGAGATGTGATCCTCTTTTTTTTGCCCGACGAGGATCATGGGATCGTGCATCGGGTTGTGGCAGTGAGAAAAGAAAAAGTCGAAACGCGCGGGGACAATAATCGGCATACGGATCTCGGCTGGATAAAGCGGGAAAACATCGTCGGACGCGTAGTCGAGGCCTTTTCTTCCGATTACGCCGTAACCGTTCACGGCGGGAAAAAAGGGCTGTTGATCCATTATGCTTTGCGGCTTTTTTTGTTTCTGAAAATGGCCTTAAAACCGATTTTGAAACAGGCGGGGTGGTTACAAAAGGGGCGTCGGGTATTCCGAGCGTCTTTAGAGGTTGTTCGATGA
- a CDS encoding 5-methyltetrahydrofolate--homocysteine methyltransferase, producing the protein MNVARLQNSGEAFRFSLLPQEALPERNRILEIIGGEQDFAPTAHAVDDALAAAEQLLHPVGGLIVFPSIDLSSDYKRCRVAEVEFDIGRIIGAQLRRSTSVAVFICTIGPEMERLAAEKMRCGDYLAGYAVDLVASEAVETAMDKIQAYLEAEQKSLGLNITNRYSPGYCGWKVDEQHKLFSLLPKGFCGISLNDSALMTPIKSVSGIIGIGKEVKRLDYACRFCDMKDCIYRRRHVPQMNDARG; encoded by the coding sequence ATGAATGTCGCCCGACTGCAGAACAGTGGAGAGGCCTTCCGGTTCAGCCTCCTGCCGCAGGAGGCGTTGCCTGAACGAAACAGGATTCTGGAAATCATCGGCGGAGAGCAAGACTTTGCGCCGACGGCGCACGCCGTCGACGACGCATTGGCGGCGGCGGAACAGCTGCTTCACCCCGTCGGCGGTTTGATTGTTTTTCCCTCCATCGATTTGTCGTCCGATTACAAGCGTTGTCGCGTAGCCGAGGTGGAATTCGACATCGGCCGCATCATCGGCGCGCAGCTGCGCCGCTCGACGAGCGTTGCGGTTTTCATTTGCACCATTGGTCCGGAGATGGAGCGGCTGGCGGCGGAGAAAATGCGTTGCGGCGACTATTTGGCCGGTTACGCCGTGGACCTCGTCGCCTCCGAGGCGGTCGAGACCGCCATGGACAAGATTCAGGCCTACTTGGAAGCAGAACAAAAGTCCTTGGGACTCAACATCACCAATCGATACAGTCCCGGCTATTGCGGCTGGAAGGTCGACGAACAGCACAAGCTTTTTTCGCTGCTGCCGAAGGGCTTTTGCGGCATATCGCTCAACGACTCGGCCCTCATGACGCCGATCAAATCGGTCAGCGGAATCATCGGCATCGGCAAAGAGGTGAAGAGGTTGGATTATGCCTGCCGTTTCTGCGATATGAAGGATTGTATTTACAGAAGGCGGCATGTGCCGCAAATGAATGACGCGCGGGGATGA
- a CDS encoding homocysteine S-methyltransferase family protein yields MDILAALNAKRRLVSDGAWGTFLQHKGLQPGECPELWNVTHREAVLDIARSYIEAGADVIETNSFGGNAVKLAHYGFSDRASELSEKAAEISRQAAGTEHGVLGSIGPSGKILLMGDVSEEELYEAFRVQAQALERGGADAVICETFTAIDEATIAVKAAKENTRLPVICTFTFNKISQNEYRTMMGVSPAEAASAALAAGADMIGTNCGNGMAQMVDIVRQMRAAAPQVPIVVHANAGAPILIDDQTVFPETPSMMADLVPALIEAGADIIGGCCGTTPEHIRAIAAAVRRYAA; encoded by the coding sequence ATGGACATCTTGGCGGCCCTGAACGCCAAGCGGCGGCTGGTTTCCGACGGCGCCTGGGGAACGTTTCTGCAGCACAAAGGACTGCAGCCGGGTGAGTGCCCGGAACTCTGGAATGTGACTCACCGCGAAGCCGTGCTCGACATCGCCCGCAGTTACATCGAAGCGGGCGCGGACGTCATCGAAACCAACAGTTTCGGCGGCAACGCGGTTAAATTGGCGCATTACGGATTTAGTGACAGGGCGTCGGAATTGAGCGAAAAAGCTGCCGAAATTTCGCGGCAAGCGGCCGGCACGGAGCACGGCGTTCTGGGTTCCATCGGCCCGAGCGGCAAGATTCTTTTGATGGGCGATGTAAGCGAAGAGGAACTGTATGAAGCGTTCCGCGTGCAGGCGCAAGCCTTGGAGCGCGGCGGCGCTGATGCGGTCATTTGCGAGACCTTTACCGCGATCGATGAGGCGACGATAGCCGTAAAAGCAGCCAAAGAAAATACGCGCTTGCCCGTCATCTGCACTTTTACCTTCAACAAAATTTCGCAGAACGAATACCGCACGATGATGGGCGTGTCGCCTGCAGAAGCCGCCTCGGCGGCCCTGGCTGCCGGCGCCGACATGATCGGCACCAACTGCGGCAACGGCATGGCGCAGATGGTGGACATTGTCCGTCAGATGCGCGCTGCGGCGCCGCAGGTACCCATCGTTGTGCACGCCAATGCCGGCGCGCCCATCTTGATCGACGATCAAACGGTCTTTCCGGAAACTCCCTCCATGATGGCCGATCTGGTGCCGGCGCTCATTGAGGCAGGGGCGGATATTATCGGCGGCTGCTGCGGCACCACGCCGGAGCATATTCGCGCCATTGCCGCGGCGGTACGCAGGTATGCGGCATGA
- a CDS encoding corrinoid protein, with translation MNEWVEKLALCVERGKVNRDAPWPPDLKGQDGADELAAAALQSGCSPDEVLQGCILGMDRIGKKFSENKAFVPELLMSAKAMTAAMNHLKPYFQSGEVKRKGTFVIGTVAGDLHDIGKNLVAMVAEGGGFEVIDLGTDVSAEKFLKAVDEHPGCVVGISALLTTTMVNMEKVIRTIKEKHPETPIIIGGAPVTQAFADKIGADGYSPDPQGAVEFLNKKVA, from the coding sequence GTGAATGAATGGGTTGAAAAACTGGCGTTATGCGTGGAACGAGGCAAAGTAAATCGGGATGCTCCGTGGCCGCCGGACCTAAAGGGACAGGACGGCGCCGACGAACTGGCGGCTGCGGCGCTGCAGTCCGGCTGCAGTCCCGACGAGGTGCTGCAGGGCTGCATTTTGGGCATGGACCGGATCGGCAAAAAATTCAGCGAGAATAAAGCGTTTGTGCCGGAGCTGCTGATGTCGGCCAAGGCCATGACCGCAGCCATGAATCACCTGAAACCCTACTTTCAATCCGGTGAAGTAAAACGAAAAGGCACCTTTGTCATCGGCACGGTCGCCGGGGATCTGCACGACATCGGTAAGAACCTGGTGGCCATGGTGGCCGAAGGCGGCGGTTTTGAAGTCATCGATTTGGGCACCGATGTCTCGGCGGAAAAATTTCTCAAGGCGGTGGATGAACACCCAGGCTGCGTGGTGGGCATCAGCGCTTTGTTGACCACCACCATGGTGAACATGGAAAAGGTCATCCGGACGATCAAGGAAAAGCATCCGGAAACGCCGATCATCATCGGCGGCGCTCCGGTCACTCAGGCGTTTGCGGATAAAATCGGCGCCGACGGCTATTCGCCCGATCCGCAGGGTGCCGTCGAATTTCTCAACAAAAAAGTGGCCTGA
- a CDS encoding SPASM domain-containing protein: HPHLNKLRERRKIPLSNFPACRHCRYLPYCTGNCPALAYYETGRLDHPAAQGCLRRYLAEGGKLPDA, from the coding sequence ATCATCCGCACCTGAACAAACTGCGTGAGCGCCGGAAAATTCCGCTTTCGAATTTTCCCGCTTGTCGCCACTGCCGTTACCTGCCCTACTGCACCGGCAACTGCCCGGCCTTGGCCTATTATGAAACCGGCAGACTCGATCATCCTGCTGCGCAAGGGTGTCTGCGTCGCTATTTAGCCGAAGGAGGAAAACTGCCCGATGCATAG
- the scmC gene encoding SynChlorMet cassette protein ScmC, giving the protein MARQSAAGEKRAYFIRLADESRWLLQAADPAAEEMVRRYASALGLSAAVVSSDKELQSAHSLFIRSEWATGLSEPDSIHRPSHASELGDLFLAMRKIQHQFSRSLLEVNRAVLLHGALVCPPGVPQVGVILSARRGVGKTTACRRLPPDWEALADETVLVVRDAQGTFWGHPFPTLSRFANGGSGGVWQTERAVPLAAAFFLKQAPEDRLEPIGQGQAAALLTCAAEQISYWLTELPLDTVRILRQKRFDQLCRLAQSVPAFVLHLTLTGRFWELIEQALDEKVVRDR; this is encoded by the coding sequence ATGGCGAGGCAAAGCGCAGCCGGCGAGAAAAGAGCCTATTTTATTCGCCTGGCAGATGAAAGTCGATGGCTTTTGCAGGCAGCGGATCCGGCGGCGGAAGAAATGGTGAGGCGATATGCATCCGCTCTGGGGCTTTCGGCCGCTGTCGTTTCGAGCGATAAAGAGCTGCAGAGCGCTCATTCCTTGTTCATCCGCAGTGAATGGGCAACCGGACTTTCCGAGCCCGATTCCATCCATCGACCTTCTCATGCTTCTGAACTCGGGGATCTTTTTCTCGCCATGCGCAAGATCCAGCACCAATTCAGTCGCAGCCTTTTGGAAGTCAATCGCGCCGTGCTTCTCCATGGTGCATTGGTCTGTCCGCCGGGCGTGCCTCAGGTCGGCGTGATTTTGTCGGCGCGACGGGGTGTCGGAAAAACGACGGCCTGCCGTCGTTTGCCTCCCGACTGGGAAGCGTTGGCCGACGAAACCGTCCTGGTCGTTCGCGATGCGCAGGGAACTTTTTGGGGGCATCCCTTTCCGACGCTCAGTCGTTTTGCGAACGGCGGCAGCGGCGGCGTTTGGCAAACCGAAAGAGCAGTTCCGTTGGCGGCCGCATTTTTCCTGAAACAGGCGCCGGAGGATCGCCTCGAACCAATCGGTCAGGGACAAGCGGCGGCCTTGCTCACCTGCGCCGCTGAACAAATCTCTTATTGGTTGACCGAATTGCCGCTTGATACCGTACGCATTCTGCGGCAAAAGAGATTTGACCAGCTGTGCCGCCTCGCGCAAAGCGTCCCTGCTTTTGTCCTTCATCTTACCTTGACCGGCCGATTCTGGGAACTCATCGAGCAGGCGCTCGATGAAAAGGTCGTGAGGGATCGGTGA
- the nuoE gene encoding NADH-quinone oxidoreductase subunit NuoE, with protein MNKPTLDPEIVRFIETCLEKEHPDSYLIAVLHKVQEKYGYLSKEHMYEVAQRLQVPTSVVSGVATFYHFFRLRPAGKYAVSVCLGTACFVKGADKVLDAFRSELGIDLGETSSDLLFSLESSRCLGVCALAPVVTINGKVYSKVTPQQVPQLIDQVREDEMM; from the coding sequence ATGAATAAGCCGACACTGGACCCGGAAATCGTTCGTTTTATCGAGACCTGTCTGGAAAAAGAACATCCGGACAGCTATTTGATTGCCGTCCTGCACAAAGTGCAGGAAAAATACGGTTACTTATCCAAAGAGCACATGTACGAAGTGGCGCAGCGGCTGCAGGTGCCCACCTCGGTGGTCAGCGGCGTTGCGACCTTTTATCACTTTTTCCGACTGCGGCCGGCGGGGAAATATGCCGTGTCGGTGTGTCTGGGAACTGCCTGTTTCGTCAAAGGCGCCGACAAGGTGTTGGACGCTTTTCGCTCGGAACTGGGAATCGACCTGGGAGAAACGAGCTCCGACCTGCTCTTTTCCCTGGAAAGCAGCCGGTGCCTCGGCGTCTGCGCCTTGGCGCCGGTGGTGACCATCAACGGCAAGGTCTACAGCAAAGTGACGCCGCAACAGGTGCCGCAGCTCATCGATCAAGTGCGCGAAGATGAGATGATGTAA
- a CDS encoding uroporphyrinogen decarboxylase family protein encodes MNSYERFRNRLKGLPVDRVPNFDIFMQFGAHFIHAELRDYYLDYRVLVDANLAVIEAFQVDIAQAISDPYREAHDLGLKVEFPQDALPLATEPLLKDPSDLNKLKLVRPEDGRRMNDRLEAIRLFRERVGGQVPIMGWVEGALAEAADLRGVSTLMMDIFERPEWVSDLLEFCCEQEILFAKAQMEAGADLIGLGDAVASQISADWYAQYALPYEQRIFDAVHKAGGTARLHICGNTTHLLEGMAASGADIVDLDWMVDFRHAAQVYESNGPALCGNFDPVAVMLQGTPQQVEEAVRRCIADGGPRCFSAAGCEIPDGTPHANLHAQSHALAL; translated from the coding sequence ATGAACTCCTATGAACGGTTTCGAAACCGCTTAAAGGGTTTACCGGTTGATCGGGTTCCCAATTTCGACATCTTTATGCAGTTCGGGGCGCATTTCATTCATGCGGAACTGCGCGATTATTATTTGGATTATCGCGTGTTGGTCGACGCCAATTTGGCCGTTATTGAAGCCTTTCAGGTCGATATTGCTCAGGCGATTTCCGACCCTTATCGCGAAGCCCACGACTTGGGGCTTAAGGTCGAATTTCCTCAGGATGCTCTGCCGCTGGCAACCGAGCCGCTGTTAAAAGATCCGTCCGATTTGAACAAACTAAAACTGGTCCGGCCGGAAGACGGCAGACGGATGAACGATCGGCTCGAAGCGATTCGGCTTTTCCGCGAACGGGTGGGCGGTCAAGTTCCGATCATGGGATGGGTCGAAGGGGCGTTGGCGGAAGCCGCCGATTTGCGCGGCGTGAGCACGCTGATGATGGACATCTTTGAACGGCCGGAGTGGGTTTCGGACCTGCTGGAGTTCTGCTGCGAACAGGAAATTCTTTTTGCCAAGGCGCAGATGGAAGCCGGCGCCGATCTGATAGGCCTCGGCGATGCGGTCGCCTCGCAGATTTCCGCCGACTGGTATGCTCAGTATGCTCTTCCGTACGAGCAGCGCATTTTCGACGCGGTACACAAAGCCGGCGGAACCGCTCGGCTGCACATCTGCGGCAACACAACTCATCTGCTGGAGGGCATGGCTGCCTCAGGCGCCGACATTGTCGATTTGGATTGGATGGTCGATTTTCGGCATGCCGCGCAAGTGTATGAATCGAACGGACCGGCGTTGTGCGGCAACTTTGATCCGGTGGCGGTCATGCTGCAGGGAACGCCGCAACAGGTCGAAGAGGCCGTGCGGCGCTGTATCGCCGACGGCGGTCCGCGCTGTTTCAGCGCCGCCGGCTGCGAAATTCCCGATGGTACGCCGCATGCCAACCTGCATGCACAATCGCATGCTTTAGCGTTGTAG